One part of the Streptomyces nigra genome encodes these proteins:
- a CDS encoding PH domain-containing protein codes for MNSAPEVTCRTRSRRPLWFFVGLGVAGLVLAVVRLVGTGGVPDRWVAAGACVLVPIGVVGMYGLAVRVHADARGLSYRTLLRRRSVAWGDVADVRVHVQYVRNGELYRVHVVTRGGRTLRLPLPFGTAADDRSEFDATVEALRALHREHGAPESDHLAVLTKGTAGRGLRLPAFLCVLFLAGAVLAACFVPVVAEKKLAWTSAVPCAEESSGRDADCLTYLPAVVERTDVARGKGQSWVYFTGGRPVERVSVSKEGASGFDEGDRVELTVWRRQVREIVGEHHAWREHFPAAGEVTVIAAMSALIAAYPAALVVLRRRARRRPADEMLPSPLPFAGALVGTAVWALPYCYTHPTLAPGSPAGVAWAGAGSLLSVGLFALAWRATRIRTAGADGTPHAPVDAGAEDVFLPARFLEATEYNPNGFGTHIVLGGGEPAVLPHAGPGRFAARSIPVERLTVRTVRRPRGGDGDLVPRSWDIAELDDAGRPVRLAAAPTDLARILSAFTADDTPTVAAGSDG; via the coding sequence ATGAACAGCGCGCCCGAAGTGACGTGCCGCACTCGGTCGAGGCGGCCCCTGTGGTTCTTCGTCGGTCTCGGCGTGGCCGGGCTGGTCCTGGCCGTGGTCCGGCTCGTGGGCACGGGCGGGGTTCCCGACCGGTGGGTCGCCGCCGGGGCCTGCGTGCTCGTGCCGATCGGCGTCGTGGGGATGTACGGCCTCGCCGTCCGGGTGCACGCCGACGCGCGCGGGCTGTCGTACCGGACGCTGCTGCGTCGCCGAAGCGTGGCGTGGGGCGATGTCGCCGATGTGCGGGTGCACGTCCAGTACGTGCGGAACGGCGAGCTGTACCGCGTGCACGTCGTCACACGTGGCGGGCGGACCCTGCGCCTCCCCCTGCCCTTCGGGACGGCCGCCGACGACCGGTCCGAGTTCGACGCCACCGTGGAGGCGCTGCGCGCGCTGCACCGCGAGCACGGCGCACCGGAGTCGGACCATCTCGCCGTGCTGACCAAGGGCACGGCCGGGCGCGGCCTCCGGCTCCCCGCCTTCCTCTGCGTCCTGTTCCTCGCCGGGGCGGTGCTGGCCGCGTGCTTCGTCCCGGTGGTGGCCGAGAAGAAGCTGGCGTGGACGTCGGCCGTCCCGTGTGCCGAGGAGTCGTCGGGGCGCGACGCGGACTGTCTGACGTACCTTCCGGCCGTGGTCGAGCGCACCGACGTGGCGCGGGGGAAGGGCCAGAGCTGGGTGTACTTCACCGGCGGGCGGCCGGTGGAGCGGGTCTCGGTGTCGAAGGAGGGGGCCTCAGGGTTCGACGAGGGTGACCGCGTCGAACTCACCGTCTGGCGGCGCCAGGTGCGGGAGATCGTCGGGGAGCACCATGCGTGGCGCGAGCACTTCCCCGCCGCCGGAGAGGTCACCGTGATCGCGGCGATGTCCGCGCTCATCGCCGCCTACCCGGCCGCCCTTGTCGTGCTGCGCCGGCGCGCGCGCCGGCGGCCCGCCGACGAGATGCTGCCGTCGCCGCTCCCGTTCGCCGGTGCCCTCGTCGGCACGGCCGTGTGGGCGCTGCCGTACTGCTACACCCATCCGACCCTCGCGCCCGGTTCGCCGGCCGGTGTCGCCTGGGCCGGCGCGGGCTCGCTGCTCTCGGTCGGTCTGTTCGCCCTGGCCTGGCGCGCCACCCGTATCCGTACGGCCGGTGCGGACGGCACACCGCATGCACCGGTGGACGCGGGAGCCGAGGACGTGTTCCTGCCCGCCCGGTTCCTGGAGGCCACCGAGTACAACCCGAACGGCTTCGGCACCCACATCGTCCTCGGGGGCGGTGAGCCCGCCGTACTCCCCCACGCCGGTCCGGGCCGGTTCGCGGCGCGTTCGATCCCGGTGGAGCGGCTCACCGTCCGGACCGTGCGCCGGCCCCGCGGCGGGGACGGCGACCTGGTGCCGAGGAGCTGGGACATCGCCGAACTGGACGACGCGGGCAGGCCGGTCCGCCTCGCGGCCGCCCCCACCGACCTGGCCCGCATCCTGAGCGCGTTCACCGCCGACGACACCCCCACGGTCGCCGCCGGTTCGGACGGCTGA
- a CDS encoding DUF1918 domain-containing protein, protein MRAHVGDQLVIESPSTGAAKRDGEIVGLHHEDGTPPYDVRWSDTDEVTLVFPGPDAHVHHLEQEEPGAGSGTGRTEPRGRAPNPGDMGRRLVAARRRHGLSREETAARARMSPDYLAYLEEHPADPTAATLTRLADVLGTTATALRGGGADLPPGQGHALLRPEVSDLDLDSCRTLLSTHGVGRVGVTESAGRPAIVPVNYEIVDDMIAFRTEPGSVVAAAAGTEVAFEVDHVDETLSQGWSVLAVGPANAVTDAGTARRLTENAHTMPWVGGERELWITLRPARLTGRRIAPAERQDSGDR, encoded by the coding sequence ATGCGAGCACACGTCGGAGATCAACTGGTCATCGAGAGCCCGTCCACCGGCGCCGCAAAACGCGACGGCGAGATCGTCGGGCTGCACCACGAGGACGGGACGCCCCCCTACGACGTGCGCTGGTCGGACACCGACGAGGTGACCCTCGTCTTCCCCGGCCCCGACGCGCACGTCCACCACCTCGAGCAGGAGGAGCCCGGCGCCGGGTCCGGCACCGGGCGCACGGAGCCCCGGGGGAGGGCCCCCAACCCGGGCGACATGGGCCGCCGCCTGGTCGCCGCGCGCCGCCGGCACGGGCTCAGCCGCGAGGAGACGGCCGCCCGGGCCCGTATGTCCCCGGACTACCTGGCCTACCTGGAGGAACACCCCGCCGACCCGACCGCGGCCACCCTCACCCGCCTCGCCGACGTCCTCGGCACCACGGCGACGGCGCTGCGCGGCGGAGGCGCGGACCTGCCGCCCGGCCAGGGGCACGCCCTGCTCCGCCCGGAGGTGAGCGACCTGGACCTGGACTCCTGCCGCACGCTGCTGTCGACGCACGGAGTGGGGCGCGTCGGGGTGACGGAGTCCGCCGGGCGCCCGGCGATCGTCCCGGTCAACTACGAGATCGTCGACGACATGATCGCCTTCCGGACGGAACCCGGTTCGGTCGTCGCGGCGGCCGCCGGGACGGAGGTCGCCTTCGAGGTGGACCACGTGGACGAGACCCTCAGCCAGGGCTGGAGCGTGCTGGCCGTGGGACCCGCGAACGCGGTCACGGACGCCGGCACGGCCCGGCGGCTCACCGAGAACGCGCACACCATGCCCTGGGTGGGCGGGGAACGGGAGTTGTGGATCACGCTGAGGCCCGCACGCCTCACGGGCCGCCGTATCGCCCCCGCCGAGCGGCAGGACTCCGGCGACCGCTGA
- a CDS encoding Na+/H+ antiporter NhaA, whose translation MSGYDPSDASDTLTSQTRARWRTFVQTETGSAALLLAAVVVALLWANMDPHSYEAAWGATFTIGFDTYHLALDVHEWINAGLMSLFFFVVGLEARREFDMGDLRDRRWVVLCAVAGLGSMVVPALIYVAINAGHDSVHGWGTAMSTDTAFALGILAVFGRRLPAALRAFMLSISVVDDLVALVVIAVFYSEGVEFMALLVAFGGLLAIVGLRLAGVRNGIYCALMSLVVWIALHEAGVDPVVTGLAVGALVVAYPAPRSDLERASRLFRSFREQPTPELQRSAVQGLAAAISPNERLEQKFLPWVSYGIVPLFALANAGIELSGPKLADAFTSPITLGIVVGCAAGKLIGIVGSMAGARLLTRGMLRPTVGWGSVTAGGAVAGASFTVSLLIAAIAFEGEELEQAQIGVLTSLVVAFALTWLVSGAIGLLPEALRARALLGTSETPTDLAVAVDPRHDQVRGPEHAAVTVVEYGDFECPYCGQAERVVRELLGSDSDIRYVWRHLPLPDVHPHAQLAAEAAEAAARQGRFWEMHDLLLQRQDALTGRHLLAYAEEIGLDVKRFREDLERHRGARRIAEDVDSADLSGVSGTPTFFINGRRHQGAYDIEALTRAVEQARQRVLAAETSG comes from the coding sequence GTGAGCGGCTACGACCCCAGCGATGCCAGTGACACGTTGACCAGCCAGACCCGGGCGCGCTGGCGGACGTTCGTGCAGACCGAGACGGGCAGCGCCGCCCTGCTGCTCGCGGCGGTCGTGGTGGCCCTGCTCTGGGCCAACATGGACCCGCACTCGTACGAGGCGGCGTGGGGGGCGACCTTCACCATCGGTTTCGACACCTACCACCTCGCGCTCGACGTGCACGAGTGGATCAACGCCGGGCTGATGAGCCTGTTCTTCTTCGTGGTGGGGCTGGAGGCGCGCCGCGAGTTCGACATGGGGGACCTGCGGGACCGGCGCTGGGTGGTGCTGTGCGCGGTGGCCGGCCTGGGCAGCATGGTCGTACCCGCGCTGATCTACGTCGCGATCAACGCCGGTCATGACTCGGTGCACGGGTGGGGTACGGCGATGTCGACGGACACGGCGTTCGCCCTGGGCATCCTCGCGGTGTTCGGCCGCCGGCTGCCGGCCGCGCTGCGCGCCTTCATGCTGTCGATCTCCGTGGTGGACGACCTGGTGGCGCTGGTGGTGATCGCCGTCTTCTACAGCGAGGGCGTCGAGTTCATGGCGCTGCTGGTGGCGTTCGGCGGTCTGCTGGCCATCGTGGGGCTGCGTCTGGCGGGCGTCCGCAACGGCATCTACTGCGCCCTGATGTCGCTGGTCGTGTGGATCGCCCTGCACGAGGCGGGCGTCGACCCCGTCGTCACCGGGCTGGCCGTGGGCGCGCTGGTGGTCGCCTATCCGGCGCCGCGCAGCGACCTGGAGCGGGCGAGCCGGCTGTTCCGTTCGTTCCGTGAGCAGCCCACGCCGGAGCTGCAGCGCTCCGCCGTCCAGGGGCTCGCCGCCGCGATCTCACCCAACGAGCGGCTGGAGCAGAAGTTCCTGCCCTGGGTGAGCTACGGCATCGTGCCGCTGTTCGCGCTGGCCAACGCGGGCATCGAACTCAGCGGGCCGAAACTCGCCGACGCGTTCACCTCGCCAATCACGCTGGGCATCGTGGTGGGCTGCGCGGCGGGCAAGCTGATCGGGATCGTCGGCTCCATGGCGGGCGCGCGGCTGCTGACGCGCGGCATGCTGCGGCCCACCGTGGGCTGGGGTTCGGTCACCGCGGGCGGGGCCGTCGCCGGGGCGTCCTTCACGGTGTCCCTGCTGATCGCGGCGATCGCGTTCGAGGGAGAGGAGCTGGAGCAGGCGCAGATCGGCGTCCTCACCTCCCTCGTCGTGGCGTTCGCCCTGACCTGGCTGGTGTCCGGCGCGATCGGGCTGCTGCCGGAGGCCCTCAGGGCCCGCGCCCTGCTGGGCACGTCCGAGACACCGACGGATCTCGCGGTGGCCGTCGATCCCCGGCACGACCAGGTGCGCGGGCCCGAGCACGCGGCGGTGACCGTGGTCGAGTACGGCGACTTCGAGTGCCCCTACTGCGGACAGGCCGAGCGGGTGGTGCGCGAACTGCTGGGCTCGGACTCGGACATCCGCTATGTGTGGCGGCATCTCCCGCTCCCGGACGTCCATCCGCACGCCCAGCTGGCGGCCGAGGCCGCGGAGGCCGCCGCACGACAGGGCAGGTTCTGGGAGATGCACGACCTGTTGCTGCAGCGTCAGGACGCGCTCACCGGCCGGCATCTGCTGGCCTACGCCGAGGAGATCGGGCTCGACGTGAAGCGCTTCCGCGAGGACCTCGAGCGGCACCGGGGGGCGCGGCGGATCGCGGAGGACGTCGACTCGGCCGACCTGAGTGGAGTGTCGGGCACCCCCACCTTCTTCATCAATGGCCGGCGCCACCAGGGCGCCTACGACATCGAGGCCCTGACCCGCGCGGTCGAGCAGGCGCGGCAGCGGGTCCTGGCGGCGGAGACCTCCGGATGA
- a CDS encoding transcriptional regulator, which produces MMTYLLDDLEAQDLVLRRPDPRDRRARQVVLTETGRARLGEVRRSLASAEARLLADLTDGDAEQLRVLLSRVAQTAQRELVAPHEMKC; this is translated from the coding sequence GTGATGACGTACCTCCTCGACGACCTCGAAGCGCAGGATCTGGTGCTGCGCCGGCCCGACCCGCGCGACCGGCGCGCGCGTCAGGTCGTCCTGACCGAGACCGGCCGCGCCCGTCTCGGCGAGGTGCGCCGCAGCCTCGCCTCCGCCGAGGCCCGCCTGCTGGCCGACCTCACCGACGGGGACGCCGAGCAGCTGCGCGTGCTGCTCTCCCGGGTCGCGCAGACCGCCCAGCGGGAACTGGTGGCGCCGCACGAGATGAAGTGCTGA
- a CDS encoding VCBS repeat-containing protein, translated as MTHGNPAAVAAASFLLLTGAVITAAPGAHAGTPAGTHTVERGADFDGDGYDDVLVGAPTGTDGSRENSGYVTVQYGGPHGIGTATGARAARTAVFGQNTPGVPGSAESGDGFGAAVASGDLNADGYDDAIVAVPGEDVGGVRDAGRATVLFGSRTGLKTSGSVTFGAATPGADAGFGLAVAAARLSGAAPGDMLAVADRRGVHLFTHAGGALRPAGRLDTVGAPGDEKIQPASLTTGDYDADGHADLIVAGRSLEEDGQGRSAVYRGGAGGLIHVRDLPGGPATASGDIDHDGYDDLVAGRPDRLEDEYEPLTGGSVLVFLGGPDAFADLDEFGRPDQVWLQRDPGVPGTPELGDGFGYDVSLGDADGDGFADLAIGVPGEDVGTVRDAGTVVVLRGSARGLTTAGAVSFTQNTANVPGTVEKGDRFGAQVRFVDTGRDGRAALLATAPGENSADGAAWYLPGTAAGTVARGSWSYGPRSLAAPPADAGFGTAVDE; from the coding sequence ATGACGCACGGCAACCCGGCGGCCGTCGCCGCCGCCTCCTTCCTGCTCCTGACGGGCGCGGTGATCACCGCGGCCCCCGGCGCCCACGCGGGCACACCCGCCGGGACACACACCGTCGAGCGCGGCGCCGACTTCGACGGAGACGGGTACGACGACGTCCTCGTCGGGGCACCGACCGGGACGGACGGCAGCCGTGAGAACTCCGGCTACGTCACCGTCCAGTACGGCGGACCGCACGGCATCGGCACCGCCACCGGCGCCCGCGCGGCCCGTACGGCGGTCTTCGGGCAGAACACGCCCGGCGTGCCCGGGAGCGCCGAGTCCGGTGACGGCTTCGGCGCCGCCGTCGCGAGCGGGGACCTGAACGCCGACGGCTACGACGACGCGATCGTCGCCGTGCCCGGTGAGGACGTGGGCGGTGTGAGGGACGCGGGCCGGGCGACCGTCCTGTTCGGCTCGCGCACCGGGCTCAAGACGTCGGGCAGCGTCACGTTCGGGGCGGCCACGCCGGGCGCGGACGCCGGTTTCGGCCTGGCGGTGGCCGCCGCGCGGCTGAGCGGCGCCGCACCCGGTGACATGCTCGCCGTGGCCGACCGGCGGGGCGTGCATCTGTTCACCCACGCCGGTGGCGCGCTGCGGCCCGCGGGACGCCTCGACACGGTCGGCGCACCGGGCGACGAGAAGATCCAGCCGGCGTCGCTGACCACGGGCGACTACGACGCCGACGGCCACGCGGACCTGATCGTCGCCGGGCGCAGCCTGGAGGAGGACGGCCAGGGACGTTCGGCGGTCTACCGCGGCGGAGCCGGCGGCCTCATCCATGTCCGCGACCTCCCCGGTGGCCCGGCGACGGCCTCCGGGGACATCGACCACGACGGGTACGACGACCTGGTCGCGGGGCGGCCGGACCGGCTGGAGGACGAGTACGAACCGCTCACCGGCGGCTCCGTCCTGGTGTTCCTCGGCGGCCCGGACGCCTTCGCCGACCTGGACGAGTTCGGCCGGCCGGACCAGGTGTGGCTCCAGCGCGATCCGGGGGTGCCGGGCACTCCCGAACTCGGCGACGGCTTCGGCTACGACGTGTCGCTGGGCGACGCCGACGGGGACGGTTTCGCGGACCTCGCCATCGGTGTGCCCGGTGAGGACGTCGGCACCGTACGGGACGCGGGGACGGTCGTCGTCCTGCGCGGCTCGGCCCGGGGGCTGACCACGGCCGGTGCGGTCTCCTTCACACAGAACACCGCGAACGTGCCCGGCACGGTCGAGAAGGGCGACCGGTTCGGCGCTCAGGTCCGGTTCGTGGACACCGGCCGTGACGGGCGCGCCGCTCTGCTGGCCACGGCGCCCGGGGAGAACTCCGCCGACGGAGCGGCCTGGTATCTGCCGGGGACGGCGGCCGGCACGGTGGCCCGGGGGTCGTGGTCGTACGGTCCGCGTTCCCTGGCCGCGCCGCCCGCCGACGCCGGGTTCGGGACCGCCGTCGACGAGTGA
- a CDS encoding ThuA domain-containing protein codes for MPPRTPPRRPHFVARLLALVALVLGLTAPAGSASAAPEAAAPFKVIAFYNGTWDAAHIDFVKEANQWFPQAGAENGFTYRATTDWNLLANGGVDEYQVVLFLDDAPQTAAQRSGFERYVRGGGGWMGFHVSAFTTNAGSWPWYYNSFLGSGNFRSNTWGPTTAVLRTEDRTHPATAGLPGTFTSAVSEWYSWSNDLRANPDIKILASVDPSSFPLGTDPNQSWYSGYYPILWTNTQYRMLYANFGHNAMNYDTNTRLSSTFASATQNRFLLDGLKWLGGAGEGPAPTDPISPTAWYALSDRAAGTCVDARSAATANGTPVQQYTCNGTLAQQFQFRPTDGGYARIAIRGNPNQVVDVTGVSTADNAPLQLWAYGGGGNQQWLPVREADGAYHFTARHSGKCLSTSGGAANGVQLVQRPCDGSAAQSFRLTAQP; via the coding sequence ATGCCCCCACGCACCCCACCCAGACGGCCTCACTTCGTCGCCCGGCTGCTGGCCCTGGTGGCTCTCGTCCTCGGGCTCACCGCCCCGGCGGGCTCCGCGTCCGCCGCTCCCGAGGCGGCGGCCCCGTTCAAGGTCATCGCCTTCTACAACGGCACCTGGGACGCCGCCCACATCGACTTCGTGAAGGAGGCCAACCAGTGGTTCCCGCAGGCGGGGGCCGAGAACGGCTTCACCTACCGGGCGACCACCGACTGGAACCTGCTGGCGAACGGCGGGGTGGACGAGTACCAGGTCGTCCTGTTCCTCGACGACGCGCCGCAGACGGCGGCCCAGCGGTCCGGGTTCGAACGGTATGTGCGCGGCGGCGGGGGCTGGATGGGCTTCCACGTCTCGGCGTTCACCACGAACGCGGGGTCCTGGCCCTGGTACTACAACTCATTCCTCGGCAGCGGGAACTTCAGGTCGAACACCTGGGGCCCCACCACCGCCGTCCTGCGCACCGAGGACCGTACGCACCCCGCGACCGCCGGTCTGCCCGGCACCTTCACCTCGGCCGTGAGCGAGTGGTACAGCTGGTCGAACGACCTGCGGGCCAACCCTGACATCAAGATCCTGGCCTCGGTCGATCCGAGCAGTTTCCCGCTGGGCACCGACCCGAACCAGTCCTGGTACAGCGGCTACTACCCGATCCTGTGGACCAACACCCAGTACCGGATGCTGTACGCGAACTTCGGGCACAACGCGATGAACTACGACACCAACACCCGGCTGTCGTCGACGTTCGCCAGCGCCACCCAGAACCGCTTCCTCCTCGACGGTCTGAAGTGGCTGGGCGGGGCCGGCGAGGGTCCCGCGCCCACCGACCCGATCTCCCCGACGGCCTGGTACGCGCTGAGCGACCGGGCCGCCGGGACCTGCGTCGACGCCCGGTCGGCGGCTACGGCCAACGGCACGCCCGTGCAGCAGTACACCTGCAACGGGACGCTCGCCCAGCAGTTCCAGTTCCGGCCCACCGACGGCGGCTACGCGCGGATCGCCATCCGGGGCAACCCGAACCAGGTCGTCGACGTCACCGGCGTCTCCACCGCCGACAACGCGCCCCTGCAGCTGTGGGCGTACGGCGGGGGCGGCAACCAGCAGTGGCTGCCGGTGCGCGAGGCGGACGGCGCCTACCACTTCACCGCCCGGCACAGCGGCAAGTGCCTGAGCACGAGTGGCGGTGCGGCCAACGGCGTGCAGCTGGTGCAGCGGCCGTGCGACGGGTCCGCCGCCCAGAGCTTCCGGCTCACCGCCCAGCCGTGA
- a CDS encoding SpoIIE family protein phosphatase produces the protein MGRGKQRPRQPGFPLEATSGASGLMDLLGVAAVLVEADGRIDMWSPQAEALFGYTGEEALGQYAARLLVDPEHRAEAVRLFAGVMETGEDWAGAFPVRHKDGGIRVVEFRNMRLTDNIGDHYALGLATDRATLRQVERKVALSSQLVTQAPIGLAVLDTDLRYVAVNPALAGMHGVPESGHVGRGFREILPGEPFAAAEAQMHEVLETGRPVVDQQVVGRTRADPDSDHAWAVSLYRLEDHSGQILGIATVIVDVTDRYESAQRAERAQQRLRIMADGSARIGTTLEVERTAQELADVLVPDLADMVAVDLIDSLLKPGRPDTGDGLPLFRALAVKTAYPTDASEAIIQPGHLTTYHADHPAAHCFRTREPQLIQHLEVADLIRVAADDEAARLLAEAGVHTDMAVPLIARDEVIGVMGLARARNPRPFDEDDLTLACELASAAALSIDNAILHQHFRSAAETLQRSLLPQLSPRHPGLEIAARYRPAQAFSEVGGDWYDIIPLDGDRTALAVGDVMGSGIPAATAMGRLRTATSTLADLDLDPARILTHLDKITQDLDPFFATCSYAVYDPYLHQLHIASAGHLPPVLVPDGGPPRLLDLPSGTPLGVGGGAFETTTVALEPGDQLVLYTDGLVETRDDPIDERLAHLLRLLQGPPSDPEDRCERLLRALRTPSDHDDVALLIAQAHPLKT, from the coding sequence ATGGGCCGAGGGAAGCAGCGTCCACGGCAGCCGGGTTTCCCGCTGGAGGCCACCTCCGGCGCGAGCGGGCTGATGGACCTCCTCGGCGTCGCCGCGGTCCTCGTCGAGGCCGACGGCCGCATCGACATGTGGAGCCCCCAGGCCGAGGCGCTGTTCGGCTACACCGGTGAGGAGGCGCTCGGCCAGTACGCGGCCCGGCTGCTCGTCGACCCGGAGCACCGCGCCGAGGCCGTCAGACTGTTCGCCGGGGTCATGGAGACCGGCGAGGACTGGGCGGGTGCGTTCCCCGTGCGGCACAAGGACGGCGGCATCCGCGTGGTGGAGTTCCGCAACATGCGCCTGACGGACAACATCGGGGACCACTACGCGCTGGGACTCGCCACCGACCGGGCGACCCTGCGCCAGGTCGAACGCAAGGTCGCCCTGTCCAGCCAGCTCGTCACCCAGGCGCCCATCGGACTCGCCGTCCTGGACACCGACCTGCGCTACGTGGCCGTCAACCCGGCCCTGGCCGGGATGCACGGCGTCCCCGAGTCCGGCCACGTGGGCCGCGGCTTCCGCGAGATCCTGCCCGGCGAGCCGTTCGCGGCCGCCGAGGCACAGATGCACGAGGTCCTGGAGACCGGCCGGCCCGTGGTCGACCAGCAGGTGGTCGGACGCACCCGGGCCGACCCGGACAGCGACCACGCCTGGGCCGTCTCCCTGTACCGCCTGGAGGACCACAGCGGGCAGATCCTGGGCATCGCCACCGTCATCGTGGACGTCACCGACCGCTACGAGTCGGCGCAGCGCGCCGAGCGGGCGCAGCAGCGGCTGCGCATCATGGCCGACGGCTCGGCCCGCATCGGCACCACCCTGGAGGTCGAGCGGACCGCGCAGGAACTCGCCGACGTCCTCGTTCCCGACCTGGCCGACATGGTCGCCGTCGACCTCATCGACTCCCTGCTCAAGCCGGGGCGGCCCGACACCGGCGACGGCCTCCCGCTCTTCCGCGCCCTCGCGGTCAAGACCGCCTACCCCACCGACGCCTCAGAGGCGATCATCCAGCCCGGCCACCTCACCACCTACCACGCCGACCATCCGGCGGCGCACTGCTTCCGCACCCGCGAACCCCAGCTGATCCAGCATTTGGAGGTGGCCGACCTCATCCGGGTCGCGGCAGACGACGAGGCCGCGCGGCTGCTCGCCGAGGCCGGAGTCCACACCGACATGGCGGTGCCGCTGATCGCCCGTGACGAGGTCATCGGCGTCATGGGCCTGGCCCGGGCCCGCAACCCCAGGCCCTTCGACGAGGACGACCTCACCCTCGCCTGTGAGCTGGCCTCGGCCGCCGCGCTCAGCATCGACAACGCGATCCTGCACCAGCACTTCCGCAGCGCCGCCGAGACCCTCCAGCGCAGCCTGCTCCCGCAGCTCTCACCCCGCCACCCCGGCCTGGAGATCGCCGCTCGCTACCGGCCCGCCCAGGCGTTCAGCGAGGTCGGCGGCGACTGGTACGACATCATCCCCCTCGACGGCGACCGCACCGCCCTCGCCGTCGGCGACGTCATGGGCAGCGGCATCCCGGCGGCCACCGCGATGGGCCGGCTGCGCACCGCCACGTCCACGCTCGCCGACCTCGACCTCGACCCGGCCCGCATCCTCACCCACCTGGACAAGATCACCCAGGACCTGGACCCCTTCTTCGCCACCTGCTCCTACGCCGTCTACGACCCGTATCTGCACCAGTTGCACATCGCGTCCGCCGGGCACCTGCCGCCCGTGCTGGTGCCCGACGGAGGCCCGCCGAGACTGCTCGACCTGCCCTCGGGGACCCCGCTCGGGGTGGGCGGCGGCGCCTTCGAGACCACGACCGTCGCGCTCGAACCCGGCGACCAGCTCGTGCTCTACACCGACGGACTCGTCGAGACCCGCGACGACCCCATCGACGAACGGCTCGCCCACCTGCTGCGCCTGCTCCAAGGCCCGCCGAGCGACCCGGAGGACCGGTGCGAACGGCTGCTGCGCGCGCTGCGCACGCCCTCCGACCACGACGACGTGGCCCTGCTCATCGCCCAGGCCCACCCCCTGAAGACCTGA
- a CDS encoding chitinase, with translation MPSPSLPRTARRGAAGAAVAALLLTPLTALPAHAAAQATGQITGLGGKCLDVAGAATANGTAVQLYDCNGTGAQQWNVGSDGTIRALGKCLDVASGGTADGTRVQLWDCNGSAAQRWTVTAARDLVNPQADKCLDAKGASSANGTPVQLWTCTGAAQQKWTVPTADTPAPGPGAMAVAPYLYNGWGDPPSPTTVMNATGVKWFTLAFILSNGYCNPQWDGGRPLTGGVDQQTINTVRGAGGDVIPSFGGWSGNKLESSCGSAGELAAAYQKVINAYGLKAIDIDIEAAAYDSPTVQQRTVDALKTVKANNPGIKVYVTFGTGQNGPDGSLIGRAAASGLTVDSWTIMPFNFGGAGQNMGQLTVRAAEGLKTAVKNAYGYSDDQAYRHTGISSMNGITDNDETVTVADFRTILAYAQQRHLARLTFWSVNRDRPCTGGGADSCSGVAQQPWEFTRVLAQYAG, from the coding sequence ATGCCTTCTCCCTCCCTCCCCAGGACCGCCCGCCGCGGCGCGGCCGGCGCGGCCGTGGCCGCCCTCCTCCTCACCCCGCTCACCGCCCTCCCCGCACACGCCGCCGCCCAGGCCACCGGGCAGATCACCGGCCTCGGCGGCAAGTGTCTGGACGTCGCCGGCGCGGCCACCGCCAACGGCACCGCCGTACAGCTCTACGACTGCAACGGCACCGGCGCCCAGCAGTGGAACGTCGGCTCCGACGGCACGATCCGCGCCCTCGGCAAGTGCCTGGACGTCGCGTCCGGCGGCACCGCCGACGGCACCCGGGTCCAGCTGTGGGACTGCAACGGCAGCGCCGCCCAGCGCTGGACCGTCACCGCCGCCCGCGACCTCGTCAATCCGCAGGCCGACAAGTGCCTCGACGCGAAGGGGGCGAGCTCCGCCAACGGCACCCCGGTGCAGCTCTGGACCTGCACCGGCGCCGCCCAGCAGAAGTGGACCGTGCCCACGGCCGACACCCCGGCCCCCGGACCGGGCGCGATGGCGGTCGCCCCGTACCTCTACAACGGCTGGGGCGACCCGCCGAGCCCGACGACCGTCATGAACGCGACCGGCGTCAAATGGTTCACCCTCGCGTTCATCCTCAGCAACGGGTACTGCAACCCGCAGTGGGACGGCGGCCGTCCGCTGACCGGCGGGGTGGACCAGCAGACGATCAACACCGTGCGGGGCGCCGGCGGCGACGTCATCCCGTCCTTCGGCGGCTGGAGCGGCAACAAGCTGGAGAGCTCCTGCGGCAGCGCGGGCGAGCTGGCCGCCGCCTACCAAAAGGTCATCAACGCCTACGGGCTGAAGGCGATCGACATCGACATCGAGGCCGCCGCCTACGACAGCCCGACCGTGCAGCAGCGCACCGTGGACGCCCTGAAGACCGTCAAGGCGAACAACCCCGGCATCAAGGTCTACGTCACCTTCGGCACCGGCCAGAACGGGCCCGACGGCAGCCTCATCGGCAGGGCCGCCGCCTCAGGGCTCACCGTGGACAGCTGGACCATCATGCCGTTCAACTTCGGCGGCGCCGGCCAGAACATGGGGCAGCTCACCGTCCGCGCGGCCGAGGGTCTGAAGACCGCCGTCAAGAACGCGTACGGCTACAGCGACGACCAGGCGTACCGGCACACCGGCATCTCGTCCATGAACGGAATCACGGACAACGACGAGACGGTGACCGTCGCCGACTTCCGCACGATCCTCGCCTACGCGCAGCAGCGGCATCTGGCGCGGCTGACGTTCTGGTCGGTCAACCGGGACCGGCCGTGCACGGGCGGCGGCGCGGACAGCTGCTCCGGGGTGGCCCAGCAGCCCTGGGAGTTCACCCGCGTCCTCGCCCAGTACGCCGGCTGA